The Natrinema pellirubrum DSM 15624 region GGCCCAGGTCCGCGAGATCGCCGCGAACGAGGAGATCGACGTCACCGACGACGGGGTCGACGCGCTGGTCTTCGCGGCCGACGGCGACATGCGGAAGGCGATCAACGGGCTGCAGGCCGCCGCCGTGATGGGCGAGACCGTCGACGAGGAGACTGTCTTCGCGATCACCGCCACCGCCCGCCCCGAGGAAGTCGAGGCGATGGTCGAACACGCCATCGACGGCGACTTCACCGCCGCCCGCGCCGCCCTCGAGGACCTCTTGACCGAACGCGGACTCGCCGGCGGCGACGTGATCGACCAACTCCACCGCTCGGCATGGGAGTTCGATATCCCCGAGCGGGCGACCGTACGCCTGCTCGAGCGACTCGGCGAGGTCGATTACCGGATCACGGAGGGCGCGAACGAACGCCTGCAACTCGAGGCGATGCTGGCGTCGCTGGCCCTCGAGAACGAGCCCTAACGCGCTTTTCTATGCGGGTCCGTCGTCGACCGAGTCGACGCCGCGGAAGGCGAAGGCGACGCGGCCGTCGTCCTCGGCGACGCCGACGTCCCAGCCGTGGGCGTCGGCGATCCGTTCGACGGTGCCGAGCCCGTACCCGGTGCCGTCGGCTGCGGCCAACTGGCCGGGCACGGGTTCGGTCGTCGGACCTCCCGCGTCGGCGTCTTCGCTGGCCCGCCGGGCGACGTAAAACCCGTCGTCGGTCGCGCCGACGGTGACGACCGGCGGCGTCTCACCGGTGTGGTCGTCACCCTCGGCGTTGCCCTCCTCGTCGATGACGGCTCCCAGCACGTGTTCGAACAGTTCCCGGAGCCGCGTCTTGTCCGCCTCGAGGACGCGGTCGTCGGGCGCCTGCGTCACGAGCCGCGCGTCGCCGGTGTCGACGGCGACCCAGGCCCGCCGGGCGACGTCGTGGACCGCGACGGGTTCGGTCTCGACGAGGACGTCGTCCTCGCGGGCGATCGCGGCCAGTTCGTCGATCCGTTCCCGCAGCAGTTCCTGTGCGTCGTCGACCTCCGCGAAGTGGTCGGGATCGCCGGTTTCGGCCGCGAGTTCGAGATAGCCCCGGGCGACGTTCAGCGGCGGTCGAACGTCGTCGTCGAGCAGGTCAGCGATCGTCTCGAGGCGCGCCCGCGCGGCGGCCAGTTCCCGCTCGGTCCGGTTGGCCGCGGTGACGTCGCTGTAGACGATCAGCCCTTCTGGGTTGTGATCGTCGCGCTCCGGGTCGGGCTCGACGGGGACCAGCGTCAGCAGGAACTCCCGGACTCCCTCGACCGATTCCCGGCGGCTGACGAGCTGGCGACGCTCGCCCGACCGGAGCGCGTCCGCCAGTGCGGTCTGTCGGTGTTCGAGTCCCGGCGGGACGGCGTCTTCGCCGACCGGCGTCCCCGTAATCGACTCGGGATCGACGTCGAACACCTCGCGGAACGCATCGTTGACGTCGCGGACGACCGGCTGGCCGTCGTCGGTCTCGTAGCGGATCGTCGGCTCCGGGACGTTCGCGAACAGCGCCCGGAAGCGATCGCGTTCGTCTTCGAGTCGGTCGCGTTCCTCGGCGAGGCGATCCCGCTCGCTCCGGAGCCGGTCCCGTTGGTTCTCGAGGCGGTCCCGCTCGCGTCGGCGACCCGTTTCGTCGTCGATCCGCTCGCGGACCGCGCCGGCGGCTCGACACCACGCCGAGAGGACCTCGCAGTCGGCCTCGTCGAACGCGTCAGGCTCGGCGGCGGCGACACAGAGCAGGCCGACGTCGCCGACGGGGACACAACACAGCGACGCCGCGTCCGCAAGCGGGGTGGCCAGTCGATCGTCGGCGGCGAGATCGTCGATCAGCAGCGGGTCGCCGGACTGCAAGATGTCCTCGAGCGGTCCCTCGCGGGGAAGCGGCGATAGCTCGTCGGTCCCGATCGCCGACGTCGTCATCCGCGGCTCGAACGTCCCGAAATTGACCGTCGACAGCCAGCAGCGATCCCGCTCGAGGGCGTCTGCGACCGTCTCGACGACCAGCTCGAAGAGCCGGTCGCGATCGCGACAGGCGGCCAGCTCGGGGACCGCCTCGAGCAGTCGCTCGGCCGCCCGGTCGGTCGACGGCTCTCGGTCGCCGGCCAGCGCGATCGCATCGGGTTCGGACTCGGGCTCTCGTTCCGGCCCGTCGGCCACGGTCCCGGACCCCGCACAGACCCACTCGATCTCGTCGGCGAGGTGCGAAATGGCGTCGTCGGTGTCCCGGCGGACGTAGCCGTCGATCCCGTCGGTCGATCGGGCGGCCGTCGGCGCGTACGACGACTCGGTAAAGAGGACCAGCGGCGTTTCCCCGCAGGCGTCGACGACCTCGAGCAGCGTCGCTCCCGCCGCCGTCGTCGGCGTCTCGGCGAAGACGACGCAGTCGGCTTCGGCCGCCCAGTTGCGGACCCGATCGACCGTCGTCACGGCGTGGACCGACCGCGTCGGCCCCGACTCGACGGCCTCGAGCGCGGCGGCACCGTCGCTGGCGGCCCGTTCGGTGTCGGCCACGTAGAGAACCGTTCGGGGTCGCGAGGTCGCCGAAGGGGGTGTGCCGTCGCGGCTCACGTCTGTCCGACGTGACTGGACCGGCGGGATAAAGTTCTGTCGTCGCTATCGACCGGTGAGCCGCGGCCGCCGAACGGATCGGTTCGAGGCCGGTTAGTCGGCGGTGGTGTTCGTCCGTGGACGCCACACCGACCGGAGCCGGCGGAGCCAGTAGCTTCCGACGACCCCGGCGGGGACGAGCCAGAGGGTTCCGAAGGGCGCGTACCACTCGTAGACGTACGTGGGTGCGGCGGCGACGAATCGGGCCACGCCGAACGCGCCGACGAGCGACACCGCGGTGACGAACAGCAATCCGTCGTCGTCGATCGGAGCCTCCCAGAACCGCAGCGAGCCCGCTCGCCGGGCGTCCGTCGCGACGAGCGCGAGCGCGGCCGCGCTCGCACCGACGGTCAGCCCGGTCGCGAGATCGAGATCGAGGACGTAGCTCCCGACGACGAGGTCGCCGAGCGCGACCGGGACCAGCGGGAGGAGCGCGGCCATCCCTGGGCCGCCGTTCCAGAGCGCATAGCAGACGGGAACGATCAGCAGCGTTAGCATGACGAACGCGATAAAGACCATGCTGAGCGCGTCGAACCCCTTCGTCGAGACGGTGTCGAGGACGTCGCCGCCGACGCTCACTCGCGCCCCGAGGTAGCTCCCGGCGAACATCGCGACCAGTCCGCCCAGATACGCAATCGTCAGCGCCGTCCGTCGCCGATAGCGGCCGACGAGGGGATGCTCGAGCGCGGCACCGATCGACGCGGCCGCGCCCGGCGAGTGCCGGTCGCCCGTGTCGGTACTCATGGTTCCTCCGCGATGACGGTCGCGAGCCCGTCGTGGTCGGGCCCCTTCTCGTTTCGGAGATCGATCGCACGCGGGGAGACGTGCCACCCCTCGTCCGCGAAGATCCGTTCCATCGTCTCCCGGCCGCGCAGGTAGGACGTGACCCCGTGTTTCGGCCGGGCGGGTGTGTCCTCGTGAGCCTGCATCGAGACGATCCCCTCGAACGACCAGCAGCGGACGTGTCGCCGGCCGTTGGTCCCGTAGTAGGTCTGGGCGGCCGTCGCCTCCTGGCGGACGTACTCCTCGGCCGTCCGGTCCCAGGCGTACCGGGTGTACTCCTCGGGGTTGCGGACCCAGCCCTCGTCGACGAGGACCGACATGATCCGCTCGAGGCCACTCTCGCCCCCTGTAGCCGGAAGAACGACGACGTTGAACGGGGCGGTCGCCCGGTAGCCGTCGGGCGTCGGCTTGTAGTGGTAGCGCCCGATCGGTGTCTCGGCCTCGTCGGTGATCGGCTCGTCGACCCAGTCGCCGACCGCCGCGGGCGGTTCGGCGGCTTCGACCGTTCCGCTCGAGTCGGTTGCGTCCGGTGGGGACGGAAGCAGTGCCGCACCCGAGACGGTCCCGACGCCGGCCAACCCGGCTTTTCGGAGGAGGCTCCGTCGCGTCGACACGGTTACCTCCGCCGTCGCTGGCGTCGAACTACAGCAGTCAGGGCCGACGGCTGTTGCCCCTCACCGTCTCCGCCGATCGTTCGCCGTACCCCCGGATCCACAGCGTTTCCCTCATCGGTCATTTTGACTCCGGGAACGTACTTATTAGCTTCCACTTCGATTGGCCGGACAATAATCCGCGGCAGACGCCCGCTATCGGACCGTTCACGATCGCCCGTCGTCGGGCAACAGCTGCATCCGACTCTTCTGTTCCCGATCTCGTTCGCCTCGTCGTTCCGTTCGGGCGGCGGGGTTGCGGAACTGTTTTACGCGCTGCAGGGCCAATAGACGCGTAATGAGCGAACTGGCGGCGGAATACCGCCTCGAGTACTTCGAGGAGGAAGGGTTCGAGCGCAAGGAGTGCCCGGAGTGTGGCGCGCACTTCTGGACGCGCGATCACGGCAGGGAGACCTGCGGTGAACCGCCCTGCGAGGAGTACGGCTTCATCGACAACTCCGGCTTCGAGGAGTCGTACGACCTCTCGGGGATGCGCGAGGCCTTTCTCTCTTACTTCGAGGATCACGATCACGAGCGAATCGATCCCTACCCGGTCGCGGCGAACCGCTGGCGCGACGACGTCTTGCTGACACAGGCGTCGATCTACGACTTCCAGCCGCTGGTGACCAGCGGCGAGACGCCCCCGCCCGCGAACCCGCTGACGGTGTCCCAGCCCTGCATCCGGATGCAGGACATCGACAACGTCGGCAAGACCGGGCGACACACGATGGCCTTCGAGATGATGGCCCACCACGCGTTCAACACGCGCGAGGACGTCGACGAAGACGAGTACGCCTACCACGGCGAGGTCTACTGGAAGGACCGGACCGTCGAACTCTGTGACGGCTTCTTCGACTCGATGGGCGTCGACCTCGAGGAGGTCATCTACATCGAGGATCCGTGGGTCGGCGGCGGCAACGCCGGCCCCGCCATCGAGGTCATCTACCGCGGCGTCGAACTCGCCACGCTGGTCTTCATGTCGATGGAGCAAGACCCGGACGGCGAGTACGAGATGAAAGACGGGAACCGCTACAGCCCGATGGACACCTACATCGTCGACACGGGCTACGGGCTCGAGCGCTGGACCTGGGTCTCACAGGGGACCCCGACCGTCTACGAGGCGGTCTATCCCGACATGATCGCCTTCCTGAAGGACAACGCCGGGCTCGACCACACCGACGAGCAGGAGGCACTGATCCATCGGGCCGCCAAGCTCGCGGGCCACATGGACATCGACGAGGCCGAGGACATGGAGACCGCCCGCGGCGAGATCGCGGCCGAACTCGACGTCGACGTCGACACCCTCGAGGAACTGATGGAACCGCTCGAGGACATCTACGCGATCGCGGACCACTGCCGGACGCTGGCGTACATGCTCGGCGACGGCATCGTCCCCTCGAACGTCGGTACTGGCTACCTCGCGCGGATGGTGCTTCGTCGCACCAAACGGCTCTGTGACACCGTCGGCGTCGACGCGCCGCTTGACGAACTCGTCGACATGCAGGCCGAACGCCTCGAGTACGAGAACCGCGACACGATCCGGGACATCGTCCGTACCGAGGTCGAGAAGTACCGCGAGACGCTCGAACGGGGCGGCCGACGAGTCGAGACACTGGCCGAGGAGTACGCGAAGAAAGGCGAGCCGATCCCGACCGACGAACTGATCGAACTCTACGACTCCCACGGTATCCAGCCGGACATGGTCGCGGAGATCGCCGAGGAATCGGGGGCTGACGTCGAGATCCCCGACGACTTCTACAGCCTCGTCGCGAAACGCCACGATACGCCCGAGGTCGTTGCGGAGGCCGAAGACGAGGAAGACGAACGTTTCGCCGACCTCCCCGAGACGGACAAGCTCTACTACGACGATCAGGGGCGCACCCAGTTCGAGGCGGTCGTGCTGGATGTCTTCGAGCGCGAGGAGGGTTCCGACGTCGTCCTCGATCAGACGATGTTCTACCCCGAGGGCGGTGGCCAGCCCGCGGACACGGGGACGCTCTCGACCGACGATACCACCGTCGAGGTCGAGGACGTCCAGATCGAGGACGGCGTGATCCTCCACCGGACCGACGAGAGCCCCGGCAAGGGCGAGTTCGTCAACGGGCAGGTCGACGGCGGTCGTCGCCGTCAGCTCATGCGCCACCACACGGCGACCCACATCGTCATCCACGCCGCCCGGCAGGTGCTGGGCGAACACATCCGCCAGGCCGGCGCACAGAAGGGCGTCGACTCCTCGCGGATCGACGTCCGCCACTACGACCGGATCTCCCGCGCGGACGTCAAGGAGATCGAGTCCCTGGCAAACGAGATCGTCATGGACAACACGCAGGTCACTCAGGAGTGGCCCGACCGCCACGATGCCGAGGCCGAACACGGCTTCGACCTCTATCAGGGCGGGATCCCGCCGGGCGAGCAGATCCGGCTGATCACCGTCGACGAGGACGTCCAGGCCTGCGGCGGGACCCACGTCGCCCGCACCGGCGACATCGGCACGATCAAGGTCCTCTCGACCGAGCGCGTCCAAGACGGCGTCGAGCGGATCACCTTCGCGGCCGGCGAGGCCGCCATCGAGGCCACGCAAGCGAAGGAAGACGCCCTCTACGAGGCCGCCGAAATCCTCGACGTCTCGCCCGAAGACGTCCCCGAGACCGCCGAGCGGTTCTTCGAGGAGTGGAAGGCTCGAGGCAAGGAGATCGAAGACCTGACCGAACAGCTCGCCGCAGCCCGCGCCGGCGGCGGTGGCGGCGGCGAGGAGGTCGAGGTCGGTGAGACGACCGCCGTGGTCCAGCGGATCGACGCCGACATGGACGAACTGCGGGCGACCGCCAACGCCCTCGTCGAGGACGGCAAGATCGCCGTGCTGGGCAGCGGCGAGAGCGGCGCCCAGTTCGTCGTCGCCGTCCCCGACGACGTCGGCGTCAACGCCGGCGAGGTCGTCGGCGAACTCGCCGCCAAGGTCGGCGGCGGCGGCGGCGGCCCACCGGACTTCGCACAGGGCGGCGGTCCCAACGTCGACGATCTGGACGCGGCGCTCGAGGACGCCCCCGACGTGTTGCGCCAGATCCTGAACGCCTGATCGGCACTGCGTTCCGTTCGGGCTGCCCTCGAACATCGTTCCCTATCCTCCGAGCGCCGCTTCGAATACGGGAAAACGCTTGTATACGATGCAAATATAGTATAC contains the following coding sequences:
- a CDS encoding GAF domain-containing protein, producing MSRDGTPPSATSRPRTVLYVADTERAASDGAAALEAVESGPTRSVHAVTTVDRVRNWAAEADCVVFAETPTTAAGATLLEVVDACGETPLVLFTESSYAPTAARSTDGIDGYVRRDTDDAISHLADEIEWVCAGSGTVADGPEREPESEPDAIALAGDREPSTDRAAERLLEAVPELAACRDRDRLFELVVETVADALERDRCWLSTVNFGTFEPRMTTSAIGTDELSPLPREGPLEDILQSGDPLLIDDLAADDRLATPLADAASLCCVPVGDVGLLCVAAAEPDAFDEADCEVLSAWCRAAGAVRERIDDETGRRRERDRLENQRDRLRSERDRLAEERDRLEDERDRFRALFANVPEPTIRYETDDGQPVVRDVNDAFREVFDVDPESITGTPVGEDAVPPGLEHRQTALADALRSGERRQLVSRRESVEGVREFLLTLVPVEPDPERDDHNPEGLIVYSDVTAANRTERELAAARARLETIADLLDDDVRPPLNVARGYLELAAETGDPDHFAEVDDAQELLRERIDELAAIAREDDVLVETEPVAVHDVARRAWVAVDTGDARLVTQAPDDRVLEADKTRLRELFEHVLGAVIDEEGNAEGDDHTGETPPVVTVGATDDGFYVARRASEDADAGGPTTEPVPGQLAAADGTGYGLGTVERIADAHGWDVGVAEDDGRVAFAFRGVDSVDDGPA
- the alaS gene encoding alanine--tRNA ligase, with translation MSELAAEYRLEYFEEEGFERKECPECGAHFWTRDHGRETCGEPPCEEYGFIDNSGFEESYDLSGMREAFLSYFEDHDHERIDPYPVAANRWRDDVLLTQASIYDFQPLVTSGETPPPANPLTVSQPCIRMQDIDNVGKTGRHTMAFEMMAHHAFNTREDVDEDEYAYHGEVYWKDRTVELCDGFFDSMGVDLEEVIYIEDPWVGGGNAGPAIEVIYRGVELATLVFMSMEQDPDGEYEMKDGNRYSPMDTYIVDTGYGLERWTWVSQGTPTVYEAVYPDMIAFLKDNAGLDHTDEQEALIHRAAKLAGHMDIDEAEDMETARGEIAAELDVDVDTLEELMEPLEDIYAIADHCRTLAYMLGDGIVPSNVGTGYLARMVLRRTKRLCDTVGVDAPLDELVDMQAERLEYENRDTIRDIVRTEVEKYRETLERGGRRVETLAEEYAKKGEPIPTDELIELYDSHGIQPDMVAEIAEESGADVEIPDDFYSLVAKRHDTPEVVAEAEDEEDERFADLPETDKLYYDDQGRTQFEAVVLDVFEREEGSDVVLDQTMFYPEGGGQPADTGTLSTDDTTVEVEDVQIEDGVILHRTDESPGKGEFVNGQVDGGRRRQLMRHHTATHIVIHAARQVLGEHIRQAGAQKGVDSSRIDVRHYDRISRADVKEIESLANEIVMDNTQVTQEWPDRHDAEAEHGFDLYQGGIPPGEQIRLITVDEDVQACGGTHVARTGDIGTIKVLSTERVQDGVERITFAAGEAAIEATQAKEDALYEAAEILDVSPEDVPETAERFFEEWKARGKEIEDLTEQLAAARAGGGGGGEEVEVGETTAVVQRIDADMDELRATANALVEDGKIAVLGSGESGAQFVVAVPDDVGVNAGEVVGELAAKVGGGGGGPPDFAQGGGPNVDDLDAALEDAPDVLRQILNA